In one window of Photorhabdus laumondii subsp. laumondii DNA:
- a CDS encoding helix-turn-helix transcriptional regulator, which yields MKNYIISPQIINTMEISNEPWGIKDSSSNFIYGNSATKKYIHNFKASFNYDGLYDHELPWNGAEFAKEFIIQDRMVMAKEQRICSVETHIFGQDQILSSYFCEKLPFYHEDGNCIGVMYHCWEAKSYSLASLHQYYKELPTSIILQPPSDIFTPREWDIIFFFLQKYTRQQIKQILNIAYRTIETYMAQIYKKIGIHSSQQLEEYCLANNFHHYVPEKFLLS from the coding sequence ATGAAGAACTATATAATATCACCTCAAATTATCAACACGATGGAAATCAGCAATGAGCCGTGGGGAATAAAAGATAGTTCTTCAAATTTCATTTATGGTAACTCAGCAACAAAGAAATATATTCATAATTTTAAAGCCTCATTTAATTATGATGGGCTTTATGATCATGAACTCCCTTGGAACGGCGCTGAATTTGCTAAGGAATTTATTATTCAAGACAGAATGGTCATGGCAAAAGAACAGAGAATATGTTCAGTTGAAACACATATATTCGGACAAGATCAAATCCTGTCATCTTACTTTTGTGAAAAATTGCCTTTTTATCATGAAGATGGAAATTGTATCGGCGTCATGTATCATTGTTGGGAAGCCAAAAGCTACTCATTAGCCAGCCTACATCAATATTATAAAGAACTACCGACATCCATTATACTTCAACCACCAAGCGATATTTTTACGCCACGTGAATGGGATATCATTTTTTTCTTTTTACAAAAATACACCAGGCAACAAATTAAACAGATATTAAATATTGCTTATCGCACCATTGAAACCTATATGGCTCAGATATATAAAAAGATAGGAATTCATTCTAGCCAACAACTGGAAGAATACTGTTTAGCGAATAATTTTCATCATTATGTACCAGAAAAATTCTTATTGTCATAG
- the tssE gene encoding type VI secretion system baseplate subunit TssE: MKKPSLYESLFGNFNCGLELHQVSEEEQVILSVLDNMQRILNSRAGSLTHLPDYGLPDLNTILRGLPTSSQRLISTIEHTLLTYEPRLKRVDITLLPELAPGHLRYDINAELKGVGLVRFSTEFVPEGNVLIRHLRQQGYVD, translated from the coding sequence ATGAAAAAACCTTCTCTGTATGAAAGCCTTTTCGGCAATTTTAATTGCGGTCTGGAGTTGCATCAGGTGAGTGAAGAAGAGCAAGTTATTTTGTCGGTATTAGACAATATGCAGCGTATCCTCAATAGTCGTGCCGGTTCGCTTACCCATCTGCCCGATTATGGCCTGCCTGATCTCAACACTATTCTGCGAGGGTTGCCTACGTCGTCACAGCGCTTGATCTCGACGATTGAACATACCTTGTTGACTTATGAACCGCGTTTGAAACGAGTTGATATCACGTTATTGCCGGAGCTGGCACCGGGGCATCTGCGTTATGACATCAATGCTGAACTCAAAGGTGTGGGGCTGGTGCGTTTCAGCACTGAGTTTGTACCGGAAGGGAATGTGTTGATCCGCCATTTACGCCAGCAAGGGTATGTGGATTAG
- the tssJ gene encoding type VI secretion system lipoprotein TssJ: MLTIPFYKMVPVMATIALLLTGCGLTQTVTDGTAAATRSFFHKRVKTLHLDFIPRAAVNTDTGESVALSVPALVRVYQLRDNNAIKKVDYADLLDDGDRILGADCLASEEVVVKPGSHASLDMPMAAQAKYVAVVGLFRNPDVAKGTWRRIIKRNELLPDSPRIIALNAGGLTLLPEKG, encoded by the coding sequence ATGTTAACTATCCCTTTTTATAAAATGGTGCCGGTAATGGCGACGATAGCATTACTACTGACAGGCTGTGGTCTGACTCAGACCGTGACTGATGGCACGGCAGCGGCCACCCGGTCCTTTTTTCATAAGCGGGTGAAAACGTTGCATCTGGATTTTATTCCACGGGCAGCGGTTAATACCGACACGGGAGAAAGTGTTGCTCTGTCCGTTCCGGCATTAGTTCGGGTTTATCAGTTGCGGGATAACAACGCTATAAAAAAGGTGGATTATGCGGATTTGTTGGATGACGGCGACCGGATACTGGGCGCTGATTGTCTGGCGAGTGAAGAGGTAGTGGTGAAACCGGGTAGTCACGCATCGCTTGATATGCCGATGGCGGCGCAGGCGAAATATGTGGCGGTGGTGGGATTATTCAGAAACCCCGATGTAGCCAAAGGGACTTGGCGTCGGATCATAAAACGCAACGAGTTGTTACCAGATAGTCCTCGTATTATTGCGCTTAATGCCGGTGGCTTGACTTTATTACCTGAAAAGGGGTGA
- a CDS encoding helix-turn-helix transcriptional regulator → MNKINKVDISPSVINTMQQSNEPWGIKDKNSCFIYGNLALKHIQNLPDSFDYEGQYDDEIPWDGAGFAKEFVIHDKTVMEKDSRVCSLETHMFGKDNFLSSYFQEKYPFYNDDNECVGTMFHGWKAQDFSFTRLFYGKLPSSILFSPPTDIFTKREWDVIFLMLHKYTSKQIGRMLNISYRTVESHFSRIYKRIGVHSSRQLEDYCRTNDYDLYVPERFVKRKSKMFS, encoded by the coding sequence ATGAACAAAATTAATAAGGTAGATATTTCACCTTCAGTTATTAACACCATGCAGCAAAGTAATGAACCTTGGGGGATCAAAGATAAAAATTCATGTTTTATTTATGGTAATTTAGCGCTTAAGCATATCCAGAATCTTCCAGATTCATTTGATTATGAAGGGCAATATGATGATGAAATTCCCTGGGATGGAGCGGGGTTTGCAAAAGAATTTGTTATTCACGATAAAACTGTAATGGAGAAAGACTCAAGAGTATGTTCGCTTGAAACACATATGTTCGGGAAAGATAATTTTCTTTCATCTTATTTCCAAGAAAAATATCCATTCTATAATGATGATAACGAATGTGTCGGTACCATGTTCCACGGATGGAAAGCTCAGGATTTCTCATTTACCCGTCTATTTTATGGGAAACTACCATCATCTATTCTGTTCTCTCCACCAACCGATATATTTACGAAACGGGAATGGGATGTTATTTTCCTCATGTTACATAAGTATACCAGTAAACAAATCGGTAGGATGTTAAATATCTCCTATCGTACGGTTGAAAGCCATTTCTCACGAATATATAAACGAATTGGTGTTCATTCCAGTCGTCAATTAGAAGACTATTGTCGCACGAATGACTATGACCTCTACGTGCCAGAGAGATTTGTGAAACGGAAAAGCAAAATGTTTTCTTAG